In Myxococcus virescens, a single window of DNA contains:
- a CDS encoding non-ribosomal peptide synthetase, whose product MNTIDGLLTRLRQQDVRLWMEGERLRFNAPPGVMTPDLLGEMKSRKEELVSFLQQVGQSLQGAADLIPAGPRDGALPLSSGQQRMWFLEQFQGPSGAYNMPAALRLEGALDIAALQRSLDEIVRRHEVLRTSYGQHQGQPFQRVLPPASVTMPEVDLQHLPADARQAEVRRRATEEAGRPFDLSRDLPLRLSLLRLDPREHVLLLTLHHVACDGWSLGVLIRELAALYRAFSTGEPSPLPEPTLQYGDFARWQQERATRGDLQPHLSWWRDHLAGAPALLELPTDRPRPANQRFHGATHRFTVPAELTARLKQRSRESEATLFMTLLSAFGVLLSRSSRQEELVIGTPIANRVPQTEPLIGLFVNSLPLRLQVDGARPFSELLARVRQDTLSAYAHQTLPFEQLVEALQPARDPSYSPLFQVLFTLQNTPSEVLSLSGLTLEQLEFESGTTQFDLSLSMAETAQGLVSELNYNTDLFDTTTVERMSGHLLTLLAAIAENPTRSVNDLPLLTGPDRLRLLREWNDTALDLPLPGSLHGLFERQAARRPDATAVRFESRALTYRELDEQANRLANHLRQLGVEPGHRVGIFLERSVELLVGLLGILKAGAAYVPLDPLYPPDRLAHILDDSGVSLLLTEPELAAQVPAYRGKRMVLAEASGAPTTLPQVTLAGTNLAYVLYTSGSTGCPKGVAVPHAAVVNFMASMQRAPGMTDQDTLFAVTTVAFDISVLELFLPLSVGGNVVIASSETAVDGTRLMRALVESGATVMQATPSTWRMLLTLGWKGSPTLKLLCGGEAIPSELVEPLCSRGASLWNMYGPTETTIWSTTTRLEPGRRITLGRPIGNTQVYVLDAAMQPVPMGVTGALYIGGHGVAQGYLHRPDLTAERFVPDPFGQVPGGRLYATGDLVRALPDGTLEYLGRGDGQVKLRGYRIELGEIEARLAQVPGVLEAAVKLWDVSGHAELVAYVRPGAEPALDALTIRQHLASHLPAYMLPSHFVTLESFPRTANGKLDRKSLPAPSANQRASAAYEAPRTPTEVQLAAIWRDVLAVEQVGARDNFFDLGGQSMKAVQVVARIQESCKVDVSLRVLFEHPTLGALAKHLETLQQPGAPAAPPPLVARPRQARRVQAATRAELNLPDSTSSKKE is encoded by the coding sequence GTGAACACAATCGACGGACTGTTGACCCGGCTGCGCCAGCAAGACGTACGGCTGTGGATGGAAGGCGAGCGCCTGCGCTTCAACGCCCCTCCGGGCGTGATGACGCCCGACCTGCTCGGAGAGATGAAGTCCCGCAAGGAGGAGCTGGTCTCCTTCCTCCAGCAGGTGGGCCAGTCACTCCAGGGCGCCGCGGACCTCATCCCCGCCGGCCCTCGCGATGGAGCGCTGCCGCTGTCGTCCGGCCAGCAGCGCATGTGGTTCCTGGAGCAGTTCCAGGGCCCCAGCGGCGCGTACAACATGCCCGCGGCGCTGCGGCTCGAAGGCGCCCTGGACATCGCGGCGCTTCAGCGGAGCCTGGACGAAATCGTCCGCCGTCACGAGGTGCTGCGCACGAGCTACGGGCAGCACCAGGGCCAGCCCTTCCAGCGCGTCTTGCCGCCCGCGTCCGTGACGATGCCCGAGGTGGACCTCCAGCACCTCCCCGCCGACGCGCGACAGGCCGAGGTCCGGCGGCGTGCGACGGAGGAGGCGGGGCGCCCCTTCGACCTGTCGCGAGACCTGCCCCTGCGGCTGTCTCTGCTGCGGTTGGACCCACGCGAGCACGTACTGCTGCTCACGCTCCATCACGTCGCCTGCGACGGCTGGTCCCTGGGCGTCCTCATCCGCGAACTGGCGGCGCTCTACCGCGCGTTCAGCACGGGCGAGCCTTCTCCCCTTCCCGAACCCACCCTTCAGTACGGTGACTTCGCGCGCTGGCAGCAGGAGCGCGCCACCCGTGGCGACCTCCAGCCGCACCTCTCCTGGTGGCGCGACCACCTGGCCGGCGCCCCTGCGCTGCTGGAGCTACCCACCGACCGGCCGCGCCCCGCGAACCAGCGCTTCCACGGTGCGACCCATCGCTTCACCGTGCCGGCGGAGCTGACTGCCCGGCTCAAGCAGCGGAGCCGCGAGTCAGAGGCCACGCTGTTCATGACGCTGCTGTCCGCGTTCGGCGTGCTCCTGTCCCGAAGCAGCCGGCAGGAGGAGCTCGTCATCGGCACGCCCATCGCCAACCGGGTGCCCCAGACGGAGCCCCTCATCGGCCTCTTCGTCAACTCACTGCCGCTACGGCTCCAGGTGGACGGCGCGCGTCCGTTCTCAGAGCTGCTGGCCCGCGTGCGCCAGGACACGCTGAGCGCCTACGCGCATCAAACGCTGCCCTTCGAGCAGCTGGTCGAAGCACTCCAGCCCGCGCGCGACCCGAGCTACTCCCCGCTGTTCCAGGTGCTGTTCACGCTCCAGAACACGCCGTCCGAGGTCCTCTCGCTGTCCGGCCTCACGCTGGAGCAGTTGGAGTTCGAGAGCGGCACCACGCAGTTCGACCTCTCCCTGTCGATGGCGGAGACGGCGCAGGGGCTGGTCAGCGAGCTGAACTACAACACCGACCTGTTCGATACGACCACCGTCGAGCGGATGTCCGGCCACCTCCTCACCCTGCTCGCGGCCATCGCGGAGAACCCCACCCGGTCCGTGAACGACCTGCCCCTGCTGACCGGGCCGGACCGCCTGCGACTGCTGCGGGAGTGGAACGACACCGCGCTCGACCTGCCCCTGCCCGGCAGCCTCCACGGCCTCTTTGAACGGCAGGCCGCGCGCCGTCCGGACGCCACCGCCGTGCGCTTCGAGTCGCGCGCCTTGACCTACCGGGAGCTGGATGAACAGGCCAACCGGCTGGCGAACCACCTGCGCCAGCTCGGCGTGGAGCCGGGGCACCGCGTGGGCATCTTCCTGGAGCGCTCGGTGGAGCTGCTCGTGGGTTTGCTCGGCATCCTGAAGGCGGGCGCGGCGTATGTGCCGCTGGACCCGCTGTATCCGCCGGACCGGCTGGCGCACATCCTGGATGACAGCGGCGTCTCACTGCTGCTGACGGAGCCGGAGCTGGCCGCGCAGGTCCCCGCCTATCGCGGCAAGCGCATGGTGCTGGCCGAGGCCTCCGGCGCCCCCACGACGCTGCCCCAGGTGACGCTCGCGGGCACGAACCTGGCCTACGTGCTCTACACGTCCGGCTCCACGGGCTGTCCGAAGGGCGTGGCCGTGCCGCACGCCGCGGTCGTCAACTTCATGGCGTCCATGCAGCGGGCGCCTGGGATGACCGACCAGGACACGCTGTTCGCCGTGACGACGGTGGCCTTCGACATCTCCGTGCTGGAGCTCTTCCTGCCCCTGAGCGTGGGCGGCAACGTCGTCATCGCCAGCAGCGAGACGGCCGTGGATGGCACCCGGCTGATGCGGGCGCTGGTGGAGAGCGGCGCCACGGTGATGCAGGCAACGCCTTCCACGTGGCGGATGCTGCTGACGCTGGGGTGGAAAGGCAGCCCCACGCTGAAGCTCCTCTGCGGTGGAGAGGCGATTCCCTCCGAGCTCGTCGAACCGCTGTGCTCGCGCGGCGCGTCCCTGTGGAACATGTACGGCCCCACGGAGACGACCATCTGGTCCACCACCACGCGCCTGGAGCCGGGACGCCGCATCACGCTGGGCCGCCCCATTGGCAACACGCAGGTGTACGTGCTGGACGCGGCCATGCAGCCGGTGCCCATGGGCGTGACGGGCGCGCTGTACATCGGCGGGCACGGCGTGGCGCAGGGCTACCTCCACCGTCCGGACCTGACGGCGGAGCGCTTCGTGCCGGATCCCTTCGGACAGGTACCGGGCGGGCGGCTCTACGCCACGGGTGACCTGGTGCGCGCGCTGCCAGACGGCACGCTGGAGTACCTGGGCCGCGGCGATGGACAGGTGAAGCTGCGCGGCTATCGCATCGAACTGGGAGAGATTGAAGCCCGGCTGGCGCAGGTGCCTGGCGTCCTGGAAGCCGCTGTGAAGCTGTGGGACGTGTCGGGCCACGCGGAGCTGGTCGCCTATGTGCGCCCCGGCGCCGAGCCCGCTCTCGATGCGCTGACGATCCGCCAGCACCTGGCCTCTCACCTGCCGGCGTACATGCTGCCGAGCCACTTCGTGACGCTGGAGTCCTTCCCCCGGACGGCCAACGGCAAGCTGGACCGCAAGTCGCTCCCCGCGCCGTCAGCGAACCAGCGCGCCTCGGCGGCCTACGAGGCGCCGCGAACGCCCACGGAAGTCCAGCTCGCGGCCATCTGGCGCGACGTCCTCGCGGTGGAGCAGGTCGGCGCGCGTGACAACTTCTTCGACCTGGGAGGCCAGTCGATGAAGGCCGTCCAGGTGGTGGCGCGCATCCAGGAATCCTGCAAGGTGGACGTGTCACTCCGCGTCCTCTTCGAGCACCCCACGCTCGGCGCCTTGGCGAAGCACCTGGAGACACTCCAGCAGCCCGGTGCACCCGCCGCGCCTCCGCCGCTGGTGGCCCGGCCCCGGCAGGCCCGCCGCGTCCAGGCCGCGACGCGTGCCGAGCTGAACCTCCCTGACTCGACTTCTTCGAAGAAGGAGTAG